A single region of the Kwoniella botswanensis chromosome 1, complete sequence genome encodes:
- a CDS encoding transcription elongation factor S-II encodes MDANTLTGLVKELNTANADGKTDEVVRILKKLKAEVEPSEDLLRSSKAGVAIGKLRSSSTSSISSLAKEIVKSWRDVIEENKKKRKRDDGDATNTKKEEGAAKRVKAEGSSTAASPSAASPNPSTPDIKNETNSTSKKSPSADSPRQPLSTIDSSRTTPRTAKSDGVDKSLRADSSDGAADPVRDKCVVMIYDALAGDSTAQNKILTERAVGIEKYAHKALNYSTGNDYRGKIRSLYLNLKDKGNPALRNEIVLGYISTEKVANMSKDEMASESVRALNEKIASDNLFKAKAVGETQAETDAFKCGRCQQRKCTYYQMQTRSADEPMTTFVTYVISFFHLVLPYPEHKLISCNCGNRWKFS; translated from the exons TACTCTAACAGGACTCGTCAAAGAGCTGAACACTGCTAATGCAGATGGAAAGACCGAT GAAGTAGTCAGGATATTGAAAAAGCTCAAAGCCGAGGTAGAACCTTCAGAAGATCTCTTACGA TCATCAAAAGCAGGTGTAGCAATAGGTAAACTgcgatcatcttccacttcatccatCTCGAGTTTAGCCAAGGAAATAGTCAAATCATGGAGAGATGTGATAGAGgagaataagaagaagaggaagagggatgatggtgatgctACGAATacgaagaaggaagaaggtgctGCTAAGCGTGTAAAGgcggaag GCTCATCAACAGCTGCATCGCCCTCTGCCGCATCTCCCAACCCCTCCACACCAGATATCAAAAACGAAACCAATTCTACCTCCAAGAAATCCCCTTCGGCAGATTCGCCCCGTCAGCCTCTATCTACCATCGACAGCAGTAGGACGACCCCCCGTACGGCCAAGTCGGACGGGGTCGATAAGAGTCTACGGGCAGATAGTTCAGATGGAGCTGCTGATCCGGTGAGGGATAAGTGCGTGGTGATGATTTACGATGCATTAGCGGGGGATAGTACGGCTC AAAATAAGATCTTAACGGAACGAGCAGTGGGTATAGAGAAGTATGCGCATAAAGCGTTGAATTACTCGACAGGAAACGATTATAGAGGAA AGATTAGATCACTGTACCTCAATCTGAAGGATAAAGGTAATCCAGCATTGAGGAATGAGATTGTTCTGGGATACATCAGTACAGAGAAAGTGGCCAACATGTCAAAAGAT GAAATGGCTTCTGAATCCGTCCGAGCACTCAACGAGAAAATCGCTTCTGATAATTTGTTCAAAGCCAAGGCGGTCGGTGAAACTCAAGCTGAAACGGACGCGTTCAAGTGCGGTAGATGTCAACAGAGGAAATGTACTTATTATCAGATGCAGACTAGGTCAGCGGATGAACCTATGACT ACTTTCGTAACGTATGTTATATCATTCTTTCATTTAGTCCTTCCTTATCCTGAGCataagctgatatcttgc AATTGCGGTAATAGGTGGAAATTCAGTTGA